The following are encoded in a window of Kiritimatiellales bacterium genomic DNA:
- a CDS encoding Na/Pi cotransporter family protein, with the protein MDHLIFNVFWQVGGGVGLFLLGMKNMSDGMQAAAGKKLRALIAAATGHRIIACMIGFLVTALIQSSSVTTVMLVGFANAGLMTLTQAIGVILGADIGTTVTGWILVLDIGKAGLPMLGFAALFYLFLRKEHLRSIALLIIGLGMVFFGLELMKEGFYPLREMPEFLEWFSKFRPDSLWGLIKCIFAGAAVTAVIQSSSATVGITMSLAIAGVIDFETAVALVLGQNIGTTITAFLASLGATRTAKRVAYAHIFIKIIGVIIILGIFPWYLATIKLLLSGDPNAVEMIRGEAVYPAMIKGIAVAHTTFNIFLVIFFLPFTKIIATALTRLFPDSDTEEIPHLTYFEQSTPALSLEQSRQELLFMADSDRRMMDSLRTCMFVEKLDEETRRWIFKREEILDNVQREITEFLGILLGEETVTYRISVEARKQIRMADEYETISDYITGILKMQLKIRENKLVPTQDGIDEIMTLHDRTAKYLDFVTAAFQAQPGTDFLAEAIRRSDDLTRMMREFRARHLERLVAGEVAPQLSLVLPDMLNSYRRLKDHALNIAEIIAGQK; encoded by the coding sequence ATGGATCATTTGATTTTTAATGTTTTCTGGCAGGTCGGCGGAGGAGTGGGACTGTTTCTGCTTGGCATGAAAAATATGTCCGACGGCATGCAGGCTGCTGCCGGTAAAAAACTCCGGGCTTTGATTGCCGCCGCAACCGGACATCGTATTATTGCATGTATGATCGGGTTTCTGGTCACCGCACTGATTCAGTCGAGTTCAGTGACCACTGTGATGCTCGTCGGTTTTGCCAATGCAGGACTGATGACATTAACGCAGGCGATCGGCGTCATTCTCGGCGCAGATATCGGAACCACGGTAACCGGCTGGATTCTTGTGCTGGACATTGGTAAAGCCGGTCTGCCGATGCTCGGTTTCGCTGCACTGTTTTATCTGTTTTTACGAAAAGAACATCTGCGCAGCATTGCCCTGCTCATCATAGGACTCGGCATGGTGTTCTTTGGTCTTGAACTCATGAAAGAGGGTTTTTACCCGTTGCGCGAAATGCCGGAGTTTCTTGAATGGTTTTCAAAATTCAGACCGGATTCCTTGTGGGGTTTAATCAAATGTATATTCGCCGGCGCAGCTGTCACTGCCGTTATTCAATCTTCTTCCGCCACTGTCGGAATTACCATGAGCCTGGCGATTGCCGGCGTCATAGATTTTGAAACTGCTGTGGCGCTCGTTCTCGGGCAGAACATTGGAACCACGATTACCGCATTTCTTGCATCACTCGGAGCAACGCGCACCGCCAAGCGCGTGGCGTATGCGCACATCTTCATAAAAATCATCGGCGTAATCATTATTCTCGGTATTTTCCCCTGGTATCTGGCGACGATCAAATTACTTTTGTCCGGTGATCCGAATGCCGTCGAGATGATTCGCGGTGAAGCGGTTTATCCGGCGATGATTAAAGGGATTGCTGTTGCACATACAACATTCAACATTTTTCTGGTGATCTTTTTCCTGCCGTTTACTAAAATAATTGCAACAGCACTTACGCGGTTATTTCCTGACTCTGACACTGAGGAAATTCCGCATCTCACCTACTTCGAACAGTCAACACCCGCACTCAGCCTGGAACAATCGCGACAGGAACTGCTGTTCATGGCGGACAGTGATCGAAGAATGATGGACTCCCTGCGCACCTGCATGTTTGTTGAAAAACTGGATGAAGAAACGCGCCGGTGGATTTTTAAACGCGAAGAAATTCTGGACAACGTCCAAAGAGAAATTACCGAATTTCTCGGTATTCTGCTTGGAGAAGAAACCGTCACTTACCGGATTTCTGTTGAAGCACGGAAACAGATCCGCATGGCCGACGAATACGAGACCATCAGTGATTACATCACCGGAATTTTAAAGATGCAGTTGAAAATACGTGAAAATAAACTTGTTCCGACGCAGGACGGAATAGATGAAATAATGACTCTCCATGATCGTACTGCAAAATATCTTGATTTTGTAACGGCTGCATTTCAAGCCCAGCCCGGGACAGATTTTCTGGCCGAGGCCATACGCCGCAGCGACGATCTGACCCGCATGATGCGGGAATTTCGCGCGCGCCATCTCGAACGCCTCGTTGCCGGGGAAGTCGCCCCGCAGCTCAGTCTTGTCCTGCCGGATATGCTCAACAGCTACCGGCGCTTAAAAGACCACGCGCTCAACATTGCGGAAATTATCGCCGGGCAGAAATAG
- a CDS encoding beta-galactosidase gives MQRVFYIKRSLLQYRSIAAWLFLMCGSCLYSDSMQRHLDAVKTLPAEEKSQEFLYGIYSYPTRYIDSGVNWPGLVGRETAHLTTLFPDIEEVDGMMLIIYWSVIEPEPGVYRWEIIDEVIDYWKERGKTVAICIAPWAIPVAFSDAWGGVQDAFPAWARKEVKYYESSVNIMGNLFEGQKAPLAVPLFLDGKYREHLTRLITGFGKRYDGNPSIAFVRVGIGHIGEETFPVTTVGSSSRHWTKEIFQEAAADGATPETWYDYCIWLCGQYRLAFKTTPLSINMILAGYVYKTDAAQFMQADRFLDYCLIHGIMMGNNGLSDATLSDIENMEQSPRATYWLLKRYSDAGFPVENEMKAPPQTETNADAMLKAVELVRPRYINLFGPHIGVIKAFRDEEFRKTSPDWKIFEQTLNKRGEDPEKAAERFSEMVKTLQLRKVK, from the coding sequence ATGCAGAGAGTATTTTATATAAAGCGAAGCCTGTTGCAGTATCGTTCGATTGCTGCCTGGCTGTTTCTAATGTGCGGATCCTGTTTATACAGCGACTCGATGCAGCGGCATCTGGACGCGGTAAAAACTCTTCCGGCGGAAGAAAAATCTCAGGAATTTTTATACGGAATATATTCTTATCCGACCCGTTACATCGACAGCGGCGTTAACTGGCCGGGGCTCGTCGGCAGAGAGACCGCACACCTGACCACCCTCTTCCCGGATATCGAAGAAGTTGACGGCATGATGCTGATTATTTACTGGTCGGTGATTGAGCCGGAACCGGGTGTCTATCGCTGGGAAATCATCGATGAGGTGATTGACTACTGGAAGGAACGCGGGAAAACCGTGGCGATCTGCATTGCACCGTGGGCAATTCCGGTGGCATTCAGCGATGCGTGGGGCGGCGTTCAGGATGCATTTCCCGCCTGGGCACGGAAAGAGGTTAAGTATTATGAATCGAGTGTCAACATCATGGGCAACCTGTTTGAGGGGCAAAAAGCACCGCTCGCGGTTCCGCTGTTTCTGGATGGCAAATACCGGGAACATCTTACGCGTTTGATCACCGGATTCGGAAAGCGTTATGATGGAAATCCATCCATTGCATTTGTGCGTGTCGGAATCGGCCATATCGGAGAAGAAACATTTCCAGTGACGACAGTCGGCAGCAGCAGCCGGCACTGGACAAAAGAAATCTTTCAGGAAGCGGCCGCCGACGGAGCGACTCCTGAAACATGGTATGATTATTGCATCTGGCTGTGCGGGCAGTACAGACTGGCATTTAAGACGACGCCGCTCAGCATCAACATGATTCTGGCCGGTTATGTATATAAAACGGATGCCGCCCAATTCATGCAGGCAGACCGGTTCCTGGACTATTGTTTAATCCATGGCATCATGATGGGAAATAACGGGTTAAGCGATGCCACCCTCTCCGACATTGAAAACATGGAGCAGTCGCCCAGAGCAACCTACTGGCTGTTAAAGCGATACAGCGATGCCGGCTTCCCGGTGGAAAACGAGATGAAAGCGCCGCCGCAGACGGAAACCAATGCCGATGCCATGCTTAAAGCCGTGGAGCTGGTCAGACCGCGCTACATCAATCTGTTCGGCCCGCACATCGGCGTCATCAAAGCATTCCGGGATGAGGAGTTCCGGAAAACCTCGCCGGACTGGAAAATTTTTGAACAAACGTTGAACAAACGCGGCGAAGATCCGGAAAAAGCGGCGGAACGTTTTTCCGAAATGGTCAAAACACTTCAACTGCGTAAAGTTAAATAA
- a CDS encoding 3D domain-containing protein, with translation MDIPARWHCVKHKLRCLLPAALVLLGTGCSTIRPPQNIPPRKVAMEATAYCPCGKCCSWERSILKLGRPVYSSGPNKGKVKKTGLTASGTKAKYGTIAADTHYYPFGTIMYVPGYGYGRVEDTGGAIKGPSRIDLFYRTHDRALKWGRKKINVVVWRK, from the coding sequence ATGGACATTCCTGCACGCTGGCATTGCGTAAAGCATAAACTGCGCTGTTTACTGCCGGCGGCGCTTGTGCTGCTTGGAACCGGATGTTCAACCATCCGTCCGCCGCAAAATATTCCGCCGCGCAAAGTTGCCATGGAGGCGACCGCATATTGTCCGTGCGGCAAATGCTGCAGCTGGGAGCGCAGTATTTTAAAGCTCGGCCGGCCGGTCTATTCCTCGGGACCGAATAAAGGCAAAGTGAAAAAAACCGGCCTCACCGCTTCCGGTACGAAAGCAAAATACGGCACCATTGCTGCTGACACGCACTATTATCCGTTCGGCACCATCATGTATGTTCCGGGGTATGGCTACGGTCGCGTGGAGGATACCGGCGGCGCTATTAAAGGACCGAGCCGCATCGATCTTTTCTACCGTACACATGACCGGGCGCTCAAATGGGGACGTAAGAAAATCAATGTCGTTGTGTGGAGAAAATGA
- a CDS encoding type III pantothenate kinase has translation MKQSIVPALVIDIGNTSTSLAVARGLTLSSVQRAPSGEPALNLKNVPARAVVASVKPAVNQRWEKFLKNSGVTEILYVNHKLNLGIPVTYPKPETIGADRLANACAAAAAYGTPVVVCDFGTALTFDIIKKRAGYCGGIICPGLPLMFDYLAEKTALLPHIQPEKTEHLIGQSTAEAMRIGAHLGYLGMVKEILARLKKELGRGTRVCATGGFAEWVLAGWDHAVPVDPHLTLKGLARIALINPPHV, from the coding sequence ATGAAACAATCCATCGTTCCGGCGCTGGTGATTGATATCGGCAATACAAGCACATCGCTTGCCGTTGCGCGCGGGCTGACACTTTCGTCCGTGCAGCGCGCGCCGTCCGGCGAACCGGCGTTGAACCTTAAAAACGTTCCGGCGCGCGCCGTGGTGGCGTCCGTTAAACCGGCAGTGAATCAACGCTGGGAAAAATTTTTAAAAAATTCCGGTGTCACGGAAATTCTGTATGTGAATCATAAACTCAATTTAGGCATTCCCGTGACCTATCCAAAGCCGGAAACCATCGGCGCCGACCGGCTGGCGAACGCCTGTGCAGCTGCCGCCGCTTACGGCACGCCGGTGGTTGTGTGCGATTTCGGCACGGCGCTCACATTTGATATTATTAAAAAGCGGGCAGGGTATTGCGGCGGGATTATCTGTCCGGGACTGCCGTTAATGTTTGATTATCTCGCCGAAAAAACGGCGCTGCTGCCGCATATTCAGCCGGAGAAGACAGAACATCTGATCGGGCAGAGCACCGCAGAGGCAATGCGCATCGGCGCGCATCTCGGTTATCTCGGTATGGTCAAAGAAATTCTGGCGCGGTTGAAAAAAGAACTCGGGCGCGGAACCAGAGTCTGCGCCACCGGCGGTTTTGCAGAATGGGTGCTGGCTGGCTGGGATCATGCTGTGCCGGTTGACCCGCACCTGACACTCAAAGGCCTCGCGCGAATTGCGCTGATCAATCCGCCGCACGTCTGA
- a CDS encoding PEP-CTERM sorting domain-containing protein, whose protein sequence is MVDGYRVGAKDHANGAGHWPTLTIQTIPEPGSMGLLVLGMLGTFCIRQFRKG, encoded by the coding sequence GTGGTTGACGGGTATAGGGTCGGAGCCAAAGACCATGCAAATGGAGCAGGACACTGGCCGACGCTGACTATCCAGACTATTCCTGAACCGGGTTCAATGGGTCTGCTGGTGCTGGGAATGCTGGGAACGTTCTGCATCCGCCAGTTTCGTAAAGGATAA
- the ileS gene encoding isoleucine--tRNA ligase: MFKPVSTKTDFAKMEEGVGAFWEEHGTFTKSISNRAGAREFVFYDGPPFATGLPHYGHLLAGMIKDIVPRYQTMRGYKVERRFGWDCHGLPIEALAQEALGLAGAPAIQEAGVAKFNEQCRSMVTRYVEEWERTVTRMGRWVDFKNDYKTMDKEFMETIWWVFSELWKQNRIYRAHKIMPYSWKLNTPLSNFEAGRNYQEVQDPAVTVRVKLKGFEFENAYALLWTTTPWTLPANLAICAGAGIAYVAVRDIAAGDIYLLAENRLSAYYKSEDQYELLRKFTGAELAGLEYEPLFDYFKDNPNSFRLLLDDFVSTEEGTGIVHLAPAFGEDDYRICRAAGIPLIDPLDDDCKFTALVPDRAGQFCKDADREIIRRLKDAGRLVHQSTVQHSYPFCERTDTPLIYRAIDAWYVRVEDLRAEMVANNEQVHWMPEFVGEKRFANWLANANDWNISRNRFWGSCIPVWVNIDDANDMICISSAAELEQLSGEKVDDLHKHIIDDILIHKEGKTYKRTPEVLDCWFESGSMPYAQQHYPFENKAHFEANFPADFIAEGLDQTRGWFYTLMVLSTALFKKPAFKNVVVNGLVLAEDGRKMSKRLKNYPDPLDVIDKYGADALRLYMINSPVVHAEPLRFSEEGVKHALRHLLIPLWNAYIFFVTYALIDKWKPAPAKARSENLLDRWIESSLANLCQEVTAAMDAYDLQRAVRPFVTFIEDLTNWYIRRSRRRFWKSGDDADKQQAYATLYHVLTELCKIAAPFVPFIAEEIYRNLRTDGMPESVHLCDFPTAAGIQRDLDLEQQMRIVMDVVVMGRQLRKEHDIKVRQPLRRLDVVSRNSALLNKVDELKEMIAEELNVHEVVFGDDESGFAELKAKANFKTLGPKFGKQVQQINTAVQKLPAKMLHPVAAGEALVLTIQGETITVDAADIILEHIPKDGLAVQTQGALVVALDLEIDAALIREGIARELIKEVQQLRKNSGLDVTDRIYLTVAADDAVGTAISAFEEYIKSEVLALSIESGTIGGEPVDLNGHSCTLALRKA, encoded by the coding sequence ATGTTTAAACCGGTTTCTACTAAGACAGATTTTGCGAAAATGGAAGAGGGTGTGGGTGCGTTTTGGGAAGAGCACGGCACATTTACCAAATCAATTTCAAACCGCGCCGGCGCCAGGGAGTTTGTCTTTTACGACGGCCCGCCGTTTGCCACCGGTCTGCCGCATTACGGCCATCTGCTCGCCGGAATGATTAAAGATATCGTTCCGCGTTATCAGACGATGCGCGGTTATAAAGTAGAGCGCCGGTTCGGCTGGGATTGTCACGGCCTGCCGATTGAAGCGCTGGCGCAGGAAGCGCTCGGGCTCGCCGGCGCGCCGGCCATTCAAGAGGCGGGCGTGGCAAAATTTAATGAACAGTGCCGGTCGATGGTGACGCGCTATGTGGAGGAGTGGGAACGCACCGTTACGCGCATGGGGCGCTGGGTTGATTTTAAAAACGACTACAAAACCATGGATAAAGAGTTCATGGAGACGATCTGGTGGGTCTTTTCAGAACTGTGGAAACAGAACCGGATTTACCGCGCACACAAAATTATGCCGTACAGCTGGAAGCTGAACACGCCGCTGTCAAATTTTGAAGCGGGACGGAATTATCAGGAGGTGCAGGACCCGGCGGTTACAGTGCGCGTGAAGCTGAAGGGTTTTGAATTTGAAAATGCGTATGCGCTGCTGTGGACGACCACACCGTGGACGCTGCCGGCGAACCTCGCCATCTGTGCCGGCGCCGGAATAGCGTATGTGGCGGTTCGGGACATCGCCGCCGGCGATATCTATCTGCTCGCTGAAAACCGGCTGAGCGCCTATTATAAATCAGAAGATCAGTATGAGCTGCTGAGAAAGTTTACCGGCGCGGAGCTCGCCGGTTTAGAATACGAACCGCTATTCGATTATTTTAAGGATAATCCCAATTCATTCCGTTTGCTGCTCGATGATTTTGTCAGCACTGAAGAGGGAACCGGCATTGTTCATTTAGCGCCGGCGTTCGGCGAAGATGACTATCGCATCTGCCGCGCCGCCGGCATTCCGCTCATTGATCCGCTGGACGACGACTGCAAATTTACGGCGCTTGTGCCGGACCGGGCCGGGCAGTTTTGTAAAGATGCCGACAGAGAGATCATCCGGCGCCTGAAAGATGCGGGCAGGCTGGTTCATCAGTCGACGGTTCAACACAGCTATCCATTCTGCGAGCGCACCGATACGCCGCTGATCTATCGCGCGATCGACGCGTGGTATGTGCGCGTTGAAGATTTGCGCGCCGAGATGGTAGCAAACAATGAACAGGTCCACTGGATGCCGGAATTTGTCGGTGAAAAACGGTTTGCCAACTGGCTTGCGAACGCGAACGACTGGAATATCAGCCGCAACCGTTTCTGGGGTTCATGTATTCCGGTGTGGGTGAATATTGACGATGCGAATGATATGATTTGCATTTCATCGGCAGCGGAGCTGGAGCAACTCTCCGGCGAAAAAGTCGATGATCTGCACAAGCATATCATTGACGATATCCTGATTCACAAAGAGGGAAAAACTTATAAACGCACGCCGGAAGTGCTCGATTGCTGGTTTGAGTCCGGTTCGATGCCGTATGCGCAGCAGCATTATCCGTTTGAAAATAAAGCGCATTTTGAGGCGAATTTTCCGGCGGACTTTATCGCGGAAGGTCTCGATCAGACGCGCGGCTGGTTTTATACGCTGATGGTATTGTCCACCGCGCTCTTCAAAAAACCGGCCTTTAAAAATGTGGTCGTGAACGGCCTGGTTCTGGCGGAAGACGGACGCAAAATGAGCAAGCGCCTGAAAAATTATCCCGATCCGCTCGACGTTATCGACAAATATGGAGCCGATGCGCTGCGTCTTTACATGATTAATTCGCCGGTGGTGCACGCCGAACCGCTGCGCTTTTCGGAAGAGGGTGTGAAACACGCACTGCGCCACCTGCTGATTCCGTTATGGAACGCCTACATCTTTTTTGTAACGTATGCGCTGATTGACAAATGGAAACCGGCGCCGGCAAAAGCCCGCAGCGAAAACCTGCTCGACCGCTGGATTGAAAGTTCGCTGGCGAATCTTTGCCAGGAAGTTACAGCGGCGATGGATGCGTATGATTTACAGCGTGCGGTACGTCCGTTTGTGACGTTCATCGAAGATTTGACGAACTGGTATATCCGCCGCTCGCGCCGGCGTTTCTGGAAATCCGGCGACGATGCAGATAAACAGCAGGCGTATGCGACGCTGTATCATGTGCTGACGGAGCTCTGTAAAATTGCGGCGCCGTTCGTCCCGTTCATTGCTGAAGAAATTTACCGGAATCTGCGAACGGATGGTATGCCGGAATCGGTGCACCTCTGCGACTTTCCGACCGCTGCCGGAATTCAGCGCGACCTCGATCTTGAACAGCAGATGCGGATTGTGATGGATGTGGTGGTGATGGGGCGCCAGCTGCGTAAAGAGCATGATATAAAAGTGCGGCAGCCGCTGCGCCGGCTGGATGTGGTCAGCCGCAACAGCGCACTGCTGAACAAAGTCGATGAATTAAAAGAGATGATCGCTGAGGAGCTGAACGTGCATGAGGTGGTTTTCGGCGATGACGAAAGCGGATTCGCCGAACTGAAAGCCAAAGCGAATTTTAAAACGCTCGGTCCAAAATTCGGCAAACAGGTTCAGCAGATTAATACCGCCGTGCAAAAACTTCCGGCGAAAATGCTTCATCCGGTGGCGGCCGGTGAAGCCCTGGTGCTGACGATTCAGGGTGAAACTATTACCGTGGACGCTGCCGATATTATTCTGGAGCACATTCCGAAGGATGGACTCGCCGTGCAGACGCAGGGTGCGCTCGTGGTCGCGCTCGATCTGGAAATTGACGCTGCGCTGATTCGCGAAGGCATCGCGCGCGAGCTGATCAAAGAGGTGCAGCAGCTGCGTAAAAACAGCGGACTGGATGTAACCGACCGCATTTATTTGACGGTCGCCGCCGATGACGCCGTTGGCACCGCTATTTCTGCATTTGAAGAATACATCAAATCTGAAGTGCTCGCGCTTTCGATCGAAAGCGGAACAATAGGAGGAGAGCCCGTTGACCTTAATGGACATTCCTGCACGCTGGCATTGCGTAAAGCATAA